The following proteins are encoded in a genomic region of Sesamum indicum cultivar Zhongzhi No. 13 linkage group LG8, S_indicum_v1.0, whole genome shotgun sequence:
- the LOC105168400 gene encoding 60S ribosomal protein L17-2-like: protein MVKYSREPDNPTKSCKARGSDLRVHFKNTRETAHAIRKLPLGKAKRYLEDVLVHKQAIPFTRFCGGVGRTAQAKNRHSNGQGRWPVKSAKFILDLLKNAESNAEVKGLDVDALYISHIQVNQAQKQRRRTYRAHGRINPYMSSPCHIELILSEKEEPVKKEPESQLATSKPRKA from the exons ATG GTAAAGTACTCGAGAGAGCCTGACAATCCCACCAAAT CTTGCAAGGCTAGGGGATCCGATCTCAGAGTTCATTTCAAG AACACCAGGGAGACAGCACATGCTATTAGGAAGCTTCCCCTAGGCAAGGCCAAGAGGTATTTAGAGGATGTGCTTGTTCACAAGCAGGCCATACCTTTCACCCGCTTCTGTGGAGGTGTAGGCCGAACTGCTCAGGCAAAAAACAGGCACTCGAATGGACAGGGACGCTGGCCTGTGAAGTCTGCTAAATTCATCTTGGATCTGCTTAAGAATGCTGAAAGTAATGCTGAG GTGAAAGGCTTGGATGTGGATGCTCTCTACATTTCTCACATTCAGGTTAACCAGGCGCAGAAGCAAAGACGCCGAACATACCGTGCTCACGGAAGAATAAACC CATACATGTCATCTCCCTGCCATATTGAGTTGATTCTATCCGAAAAGGAAGAGCCAGTCAAGAAGGAG CCTGAATCCCAATTGGCAACAAGCAAACCCAGGAAGGCTTGA